In the genome of Leptospira kanakyensis, one region contains:
- a CDS encoding 7TM diverse intracellular signaling domain-containing protein yields the protein MQMRPFLKHSLKIIFVFFLLTESIWSIDLSEIFDKKSIGREIWILEDKSKSLTIDDVLKEETNQKFTLSKEEIPNFGQTNFYYWIKISLENKNKTPINRVLEIDYSNIDLVEVYSVSNNKYKLTDKSGMMFPFSERNINNRNFIYPLELTGESSQIIYIKLYNGGGLSVPLTIWEKENFSSHYADIQHGLGLYYGVMLVMILYNFFIFLSVRDLSYLYYVTYIFGFLGLQLTLTGHGFQYLWPNLPEFQRNGFVFFSGFCVASLILFTKRFLNTKENIPRWLDQTLKVFFIFHLIQIPFTLFFSPEITVKIGLLLTIPVPILIFTSAVISFFRKFRAARFFLLAFTVLIVATLIVTFKYLNLIPVNFFTEYGLYIGSASEVILLSIALADRINIMKQEKEVAQSKAIEMQKILTESYARFVPKDFLANLGKDTILDVKLGDQIQKYMAVLFSDIRSFTTLSEQMSPEENFNFINSYLGRMSPIIQKHNGFIDKFIGDAIMALFERNITDAIFAGVDMQLYLKEYNYHRNKQGYVPIQIGIGIHAGSLMLGTIGAEERLEGTVISDTVNLASRVQNLTKIYGAKIAVTEAAIHAIDDKHIQSLEYRFLDRVRVKGKTKPVSVYEILNGDDPIFLEQKLNTKDLYLEATAAYHSENFAEAKEKFEAVAKRFPEDKATQLYLKRLFPRTSPISPIQDEFPEEEE from the coding sequence ATGCAGATGAGACCATTCCTTAAACACTCTTTAAAGATAATATTTGTATTCTTCCTTCTAACAGAGTCTATTTGGTCGATAGACCTCAGTGAAATTTTTGATAAAAAATCCATCGGAAGGGAAATTTGGATTCTAGAAGACAAATCAAAATCTCTCACAATTGACGATGTATTAAAGGAAGAAACAAATCAAAAATTTACACTTTCCAAAGAAGAAATTCCAAACTTTGGACAAACTAACTTTTATTACTGGATCAAAATTTCTTTAGAAAACAAAAACAAAACGCCGATCAATCGTGTACTTGAAATCGATTACAGTAATATCGATTTAGTAGAAGTTTATTCTGTATCCAACAATAAATACAAACTAACAGATAAATCGGGAATGATGTTCCCATTCTCAGAAAGAAATATTAACAATAGAAATTTCATATATCCTTTAGAATTAACAGGAGAATCTTCCCAAATCATTTACATCAAACTTTACAATGGAGGAGGACTTTCTGTACCTCTAACTATTTGGGAGAAGGAGAATTTTTCTTCGCACTATGCCGACATCCAACATGGATTAGGATTGTATTATGGTGTTATGTTGGTGATGATCTTATACAATTTTTTTATTTTCTTAAGTGTAAGGGATCTCAGTTATTTATATTACGTAACTTATATTTTCGGGTTTTTAGGATTACAACTGACACTGACGGGACATGGATTCCAATATTTATGGCCCAATTTACCTGAATTTCAGAGAAATGGATTTGTATTTTTTTCCGGATTCTGTGTTGCTTCACTCATTTTATTTACAAAACGTTTCCTAAATACAAAGGAAAATATACCAAGATGGTTAGATCAAACACTGAAAGTATTTTTTATCTTCCATCTCATTCAAATCCCATTTACCTTATTCTTTTCACCAGAAATCACAGTAAAAATTGGTTTATTATTAACCATCCCTGTTCCCATTCTGATTTTTACATCCGCAGTCATTAGTTTTTTCCGTAAGTTTAGGGCGGCACGTTTTTTCCTTCTCGCCTTTACCGTGTTAATTGTCGCCACTCTAATTGTAACATTTAAATACTTAAACTTAATTCCAGTAAACTTTTTCACGGAATATGGTCTATACATCGGGTCTGCTTCGGAAGTCATTCTACTTTCCATTGCCCTTGCCGATAGAATCAACATCATGAAACAGGAGAAAGAAGTTGCCCAGTCCAAAGCAATTGAAATGCAAAAAATTCTTACTGAATCTTACGCACGTTTTGTTCCCAAAGACTTTTTAGCTAATTTAGGAAAAGATACTATTTTGGATGTTAAATTAGGGGACCAAATCCAAAAATATATGGCTGTCCTTTTTAGCGACATTCGTTCTTTCACAACCTTATCGGAACAAATGAGCCCCGAAGAAAATTTTAATTTCATCAATTCTTATTTGGGAAGGATGAGTCCAATCATTCAAAAACACAACGGGTTCATCGATAAATTCATTGGAGATGCAATCATGGCACTCTTCGAAAGAAACATCACGGATGCTATTTTTGCAGGAGTGGACATGCAATTGTATTTAAAAGAATACAACTACCATAGGAATAAACAAGGATATGTTCCCATCCAAATTGGAATCGGCATTCACGCTGGATCTCTGATGTTAGGAACCATCGGCGCAGAAGAAAGATTAGAAGGAACAGTAATTTCAGATACAGTCAATCTGGCTTCACGTGTCCAAAACCTAACAAAAATATATGGTGCCAAAATTGCAGTGACTGAAGCAGCAATCCACGCCATCGATGATAAACACATTCAAAGTCTAGAATATAGATTTTTAGACCGAGTTCGGGTCAAAGGAAAAACGAAACCAGTTTCAGTGTACGAAATTCTAAATGGAGACGACCCCATCTTTTTGGAACAAAAACTAAACACAAAAGATTTGTATTTAGAAGCAACAGCAGCCTATCACTCAGAAAATTTTGCAGAAGCTAAGGAAAAATTTGAAGCGGTTGCCAAACGATTCCCTGAAGACAAAGCCACACAGTTATATTTGAAACGTTTGTTCCCAAGAACCTCCCCCATCTCTCCCATTCAGGACGAATTTCCCGAAGAAGAGGAATGA
- a CDS encoding glycoside hydrolase family 2 protein — protein sequence MKIPHSEYPRPQLERNSYINLNGEWDLRHGISGNNTKTQYKINVPFSPESKASGLGNFILQPEEELIYEREFELPSSFLKDITLLHFGAVDYSCICYINDKEVGTHKGGFLPFYFDISSYIKNGKNKIQVKVTDPTDTGVQSRGKQKLKRGGIWYTPQSGIWQTVWLESVSNDYVKDIKITPNIDTKSVEIIITTNDPNPTIQILDEKTVIAVVSGNHVNITIPNMELWSPENPKLYYILAKTAGDSVKSYFGMRKFSIGFDGKFKRLFLNNQPYFHNGLLDQGYWSEGLLTPPSDEAMEKEIKLMKDMGFNMLRKHIKIEPLRWYYHCDRLGILVWQDFVCGGGAYETWKVAYLPFIGWKTKDTKYKFLNRTDEVGRKEFITEMDETVNLLKNTVSLSVWVLFNEGWGQFDSIQLTEKLKTLDNTRTIDSVSGWYDQGKNSSDLKSLHLYYQKLKVPKKETRVIVLSEFGGYSLKTEGHVYDNDKLFGYKILPDKKSLEKEYRSLIEEQLIPLIEKGLSASIYTQVSDVEEEINGLVTYDRKVIKFDIEFMQELNAKISYK from the coding sequence ATGAAAATTCCTCATTCAGAATATCCGCGTCCTCAGTTAGAACGGAATAGTTACATCAATTTAAATGGTGAATGGGATCTTCGCCATGGCATTTCTGGTAACAATACAAAAACCCAATATAAAATCAATGTCCCCTTCTCCCCCGAATCCAAAGCCAGTGGCCTAGGAAATTTCATTCTACAGCCAGAAGAAGAATTAATTTATGAACGGGAGTTTGAGCTACCTTCTTCCTTTCTTAAAGATATCACCTTACTACATTTTGGTGCAGTTGATTATAGTTGTATCTGTTATATTAACGACAAGGAAGTAGGAACACATAAAGGAGGTTTTCTTCCATTCTATTTTGATATATCTTCCTACATAAAAAACGGTAAAAACAAAATCCAGGTAAAAGTTACAGATCCCACAGACACGGGAGTCCAATCTAGAGGAAAACAAAAATTAAAAAGAGGCGGAATTTGGTATACTCCGCAATCTGGAATTTGGCAAACAGTTTGGTTAGAAAGTGTATCCAATGATTATGTAAAGGATATCAAAATCACACCAAATATTGATACAAAGTCTGTAGAAATTATCATAACCACTAACGACCCAAATCCCACCATACAAATATTAGATGAAAAAACAGTAATAGCAGTAGTTTCAGGCAATCACGTAAATATAACAATTCCAAATATGGAACTCTGGTCACCAGAGAATCCAAAACTATATTACATTCTTGCCAAAACCGCAGGAGACAGTGTTAAATCCTATTTTGGTATGAGAAAATTTTCCATTGGATTCGATGGAAAATTCAAAAGATTATTTCTGAATAATCAACCATACTTTCACAACGGACTTCTTGACCAAGGTTATTGGTCAGAAGGATTACTCACTCCACCTAGCGATGAAGCAATGGAAAAAGAAATCAAACTAATGAAAGACATGGGTTTTAATATGTTACGCAAACATATTAAAATTGAACCTTTACGTTGGTATTACCATTGTGATCGGTTGGGGATTCTGGTTTGGCAAGATTTTGTTTGCGGAGGTGGAGCTTACGAAACTTGGAAAGTTGCTTATTTACCTTTTATTGGTTGGAAAACCAAAGATACTAAATACAAATTTTTAAACCGAACAGATGAGGTAGGCAGAAAAGAATTCATAACCGAAATGGATGAAACAGTTAATTTGCTAAAAAACACTGTATCACTTTCCGTTTGGGTATTGTTTAACGAAGGTTGGGGACAATTTGACAGCATCCAACTAACAGAAAAACTAAAAACTTTAGACAATACAAGAACCATTGATAGTGTGAGTGGATGGTACGACCAAGGCAAAAACAGCAGTGACTTAAAAAGTTTACATCTATATTATCAAAAATTAAAAGTTCCAAAAAAAGAAACTAGAGTTATTGTATTATCAGAATTTGGTGGATACTCATTAAAAACAGAGGGCCATGTTTACGATAATGATAAACTTTTTGGATACAAAATTCTTCCAGACAAAAAAAGTTTGGAAAAAGAATATAGAAGTTTGATTGAAGAACAATTAATTCCCTTAATCGAAAAAGGGCTCAGCGCATCCATCTATACACAAGTCAGCGATGTTGAAGAAGAAATTAATGGGCTTGTCACTTATGACAGAAAAGTCATTAAGTTTGATATTGAATTTATGCAAGAACTCAATGCAAAAATTAGTTATAAGTAG
- a CDS encoding neutral/alkaline non-lysosomal ceramidase N-terminal domain-containing protein, whose amino-acid sequence MQFRILSVLLLCFSLPLWSQESPVYLAAMAKKDITGPSVGVMFWGYAREDQTGLGIHTRQFARSLVIRDQNSKKLLAYVTAEVGGIPFEIQRDVVKRLQAEVDPGFGYGNVLINASHTHSGPAGHFHYSEVSFYSKEFYAESYAVLRDGIFESIKDAYLKMKPAELTIGKAFVGEAGVNRSLSAYLANPEPERKQYSDNIDREMVQLTVSVAGIPIGLVNWYGVHPTNITFDNRLISSDNKGIASLLSEAEAKKQGLNGFVAIFAQANEGDVSPNLNLDNTGPGKDIYDSSFIIGKRQFLASQQILKSSGKRLSGGISFTQRFIDMSKHPVSPEFSGTGKIETTCPSAYGYAFAAGSTEEGGGHFLFHEGMTNKNRRFYIDWIAKFMIQSPSEELRECQNPKAVLFPMGETKPLPSLPQILPYGLTLIGDLTILVMPHEVTTMSSRRLKKEVQSVLKDKSSDIVLSGLTNDFSGYITTPEEYSTQNYEGGHTLHGPQSLNALRQEFHKMSLELKNGNPITSNEIKPLDLSDKVHPLKVPGSDSVSSKPQTVIQPGAEFYHKGEVVTCRVEAVNPNVGYPKVASYLWVEAKEKADWNPVRSDSDFDTKFFYQKRGLWGRAEESLELIWETNSDTLPGEYRLVHEGIYLNKEGIRSPYRIECPSFRIGQAGN is encoded by the coding sequence ATGCAGTTTCGAATTCTATCCGTTTTACTTTTATGTTTCTCTCTCCCTCTTTGGTCTCAGGAGAGTCCGGTATATTTAGCAGCTATGGCTAAAAAAGACATCACAGGGCCGTCTGTGGGTGTTATGTTCTGGGGTTACGCAAGGGAAGACCAAACAGGGCTCGGAATCCACACCAGGCAGTTTGCTCGTTCGCTTGTGATTCGAGACCAAAACTCCAAAAAACTTTTGGCTTATGTAACTGCCGAGGTTGGAGGGATTCCCTTTGAAATCCAAAGGGATGTGGTCAAAAGGCTTCAGGCTGAAGTGGATCCGGGATTTGGTTATGGGAATGTTCTTATCAATGCATCTCACACCCATAGCGGCCCGGCTGGGCATTTTCATTATTCCGAAGTTTCTTTTTATTCAAAAGAATTTTATGCTGAGTCTTATGCTGTTTTAAGAGATGGGATTTTTGAATCGATTAAGGATGCCTATTTGAAAATGAAACCAGCAGAGTTGACCATTGGAAAGGCTTTTGTGGGAGAAGCGGGAGTCAACAGAAGTCTTTCTGCTTATCTCGCCAATCCAGAACCAGAAAGAAAACAATATTCGGATAATATTGATCGCGAGATGGTACAACTTACAGTATCGGTGGCAGGAATACCCATTGGTCTTGTTAACTGGTATGGTGTCCATCCAACGAATATCACTTTTGACAATCGTTTGATTTCTTCGGACAATAAGGGAATTGCTTCCTTACTTTCTGAAGCAGAAGCCAAAAAACAAGGGTTAAATGGCTTTGTTGCTATTTTTGCGCAAGCAAATGAAGGTGACGTTTCTCCTAACCTAAATCTTGACAATACTGGTCCCGGAAAAGACATTTATGATAGCAGTTTTATCATTGGGAAAAGACAGTTTTTGGCTAGTCAACAAATCCTAAAATCATCCGGCAAACGACTGTCTGGTGGTATTTCTTTTACGCAACGATTCATTGATATGAGTAAACATCCCGTAAGTCCTGAATTTTCTGGCACTGGGAAAATAGAAACTACTTGTCCATCCGCTTATGGTTATGCATTTGCTGCTGGTTCCACAGAAGAAGGAGGGGGACATTTTTTATTCCATGAAGGGATGACAAATAAAAATAGACGGTTCTATATTGATTGGATCGCAAAGTTTATGATACAGTCTCCTTCTGAAGAACTTAGGGAATGTCAAAATCCAAAAGCAGTTTTATTCCCTATGGGAGAAACAAAACCGCTACCTAGTTTACCACAAATTCTTCCTTACGGTTTAACCTTAATTGGTGATTTGACAATTTTAGTGATGCCACATGAAGTTACAACGATGTCTAGCAGACGATTGAAAAAAGAAGTTCAGTCTGTGTTAAAAGATAAATCATCTGATATTGTTCTTTCTGGACTCACAAATGATTTTTCTGGATATATCACAACTCCCGAAGAATATTCTACACAAAACTACGAAGGTGGTCATACATTACACGGGCCACAGAGTTTAAATGCACTAAGACAGGAATTTCATAAGATGTCTTTGGAATTAAAAAATGGAAACCCGATAACGTCCAATGAGATCAAACCATTGGATTTGTCAGATAAGGTTCATCCATTAAAGGTTCCAGGTTCTGATTCTGTTTCTTCCAAACCACAAACTGTCATCCAACCAGGAGCAGAGTTTTACCATAAAGGAGAAGTGGTTACTTGTCGAGTGGAAGCAGTAAATCCTAACGTCGGTTATCCTAAAGTTGCTTCTTATTTATGGGTTGAGGCAAAAGAAAAAGCAGATTGGAATCCTGTTCGCTCCGATTCCGACTTTGATACAAAATTCTTTTACCAAAAACGAGGGCTTTGGGGAAGGGCAGAAGAAAGCCTGGAACTGATTTGGGAAACAAATTCCGATACATTGCCAGGGGAATACCGATTGGTTCACGAGGGAATTTATTTAAATAAAGAGGGGATTCGTTCTCCTTACCGTATAGAATGTCCAAGTTTTCGTATTGGGCAGGCTGGGAATTAA
- a CDS encoding MFS transporter, translated as MNNHNLGGRLWSVLILFGLVGQIAWAVENIYFNLFIYNTISKSTSSVTLMVQLSGIVATFTTLIAGILTDKVGNRKYFISIGYLLWGLLTLSFAFISKENTAEWFQLSDTTQIISLTITIVITLDCIMTAFGSTSNDAAFNAFVTDNTGEARSLAEGVLSAMPLLAMLIVAGGFGIIVNALGYPGLFVSVGTMMSVSGLIGIWLIKDNPNLKKQDTNFLSDISYGFKIKVIRENQKLYLYFFAMGIYGIASQIYMPYLIIYMQEYLKFDVIQYSIVLAGVILGASLITVLLGKYFDGKNKDKLLIYFSILYIFGMISLYTMSKTIDLNLKTQVMWFTGFTSLILITGFVQVLALLGAQIRDNTPTANTGKLQGIRMIFFVLIPMYVGPMIGEFINERTNLTYVDPVNGLTAHVPSPEIFLFGAIVCFFIFIPISLLFKGKQS; from the coding sequence ATGAACAATCACAATTTAGGTGGACGACTTTGGTCTGTACTCATTCTATTTGGTCTCGTTGGACAAATTGCTTGGGCAGTAGAAAATATTTATTTTAACTTATTTATTTATAATACCATTTCTAAAAGTACTTCGTCCGTCACACTGATGGTACAACTCAGTGGAATTGTGGCAACCTTCACCACTCTCATCGCAGGAATCTTAACCGACAAAGTAGGCAACAGAAAGTATTTTATTTCTATCGGTTATCTTCTCTGGGGGCTTTTAACACTTTCTTTTGCTTTTATTTCCAAAGAAAATACGGCGGAATGGTTTCAACTTTCTGACACAACCCAAATCATTAGCCTAACAATCACGATTGTAATTACTCTCGACTGTATCATGACCGCATTCGGATCCACTTCTAATGACGCTGCATTTAATGCATTCGTTACAGATAACACGGGAGAGGCGAGAAGTCTTGCAGAAGGTGTGCTTTCGGCAATGCCTCTTCTTGCAATGTTAATAGTTGCGGGAGGATTTGGAATCATTGTAAACGCTCTCGGTTATCCTGGTTTGTTTGTTTCCGTAGGAACTATGATGTCTGTATCAGGTCTCATTGGTATTTGGCTCATCAAAGACAACCCAAACCTAAAGAAACAAGATACAAATTTTCTTTCCGATATTAGTTATGGATTCAAAATCAAAGTAATCCGCGAAAATCAAAAACTTTATCTTTATTTTTTTGCCATGGGGATTTATGGAATCGCCAGCCAAATTTATATGCCTTATCTCATCATTTATATGCAAGAGTATTTAAAATTTGATGTTATACAGTATTCCATTGTCCTTGCGGGTGTTATCCTTGGAGCTAGTTTGATTACGGTTTTACTTGGAAAATATTTTGATGGAAAAAATAAAGATAAACTACTCATTTACTTCTCCATTTTATATATTTTTGGAATGATATCTTTATATACTATGTCAAAAACTATCGACTTAAATCTAAAAACACAAGTTATGTGGTTTACTGGATTTACAAGTCTAATTTTGATTACAGGATTTGTTCAAGTATTGGCCCTACTCGGTGCACAAATACGTGACAACACACCGACAGCAAACACAGGAAAACTACAAGGAATCAGGATGATATTTTTTGTTCTTATCCCGATGTACGTAGGCCCTATGATTGGCGAATTTATTAACGAAAGAACCAATCTGACTTATGTCGATCCAGTGAATGGTTTAACGGCGCATGTCCCCTCCCCTGAGATTTTTTTATTCGGAGCCATCGTTTGTTTTTTTATCTTCATTCCCATTTCTCTATTATTTAAAGGCAAACAATCATAA
- a CDS encoding DUF3817 domain-containing protein translates to MFSLLQTKLGRFRILAFLEGLSFLAILFVTMPLKYLFQNPEPNKIVGLVHGLLFLLYLVELFQVKVELEWKAKKTLLAALASVVPFGTFIAEKYLYLKSDADETIP, encoded by the coding sequence ATGTTTTCTTTACTCCAAACCAAACTGGGCAGATTCCGAATTTTAGCCTTTTTGGAGGGACTTTCTTTTCTCGCCATCCTCTTCGTAACGATGCCTCTAAAGTATCTCTTCCAAAACCCTGAACCAAACAAAATTGTTGGTCTCGTTCACGGCTTGTTATTCCTCTTGTACTTAGTAGAATTATTCCAAGTCAAAGTGGAATTGGAATGGAAGGCCAAAAAAACTTTACTCGCGGCACTGGCTTCCGTAGTTCCCTTTGGAACTTTTATTGCGGAAAAGTATTTATACTTAAAGTCTGATGCAGATGAGACCATTCCTTAA
- a CDS encoding lipid A deacylase LpxR family protein, which produces MKALWFLSLLSFVLNMGISAQAKKVAKKPIPPKAEIPPEIERTIPEPPNQYQLRLTMENDAFGGFSDRYYTNGSRLEFHMTAGESNPTRRILGYWNNLFIVSSEKTRYLQGFALGQEFYTPTNITKADVSYGDRPYSSRAYFSNSLTTATEDTSITTELEVGMIGPAVGGKSAQMNFHNLIGSPTPQGWDSQIPNSYSGALRTDVRKFHHRFFGTQYNVNLGNIQTDVSFGLIFRFGNVDKTPGPGTSALQPGPPILHEDGKGYWYFYINPGGTFQLYNATIQGQIGTDKTYKNQNRSTAFSNWDNYLNNPTPEAGEREIQYRALSEDNGRNSLQRYILFNEFLVKGTNNPYNIGLNYLIFNNIFNGAEDIEQATRVFLLKNLLDQWEQIPDNARALAIYSIFRPEGGKLPPIVRLYSYEVLSQFILDPKQREILLQLLRDEIEYRDEKTYVADLKRAVGFVRAGFVSVSNAGFLFGLHYNYQTIDFQSAKGLPQQHQWIGFQLGKVF; this is translated from the coding sequence ATGAAAGCCCTATGGTTCCTATCTCTCCTTAGCTTTGTTCTTAACATGGGTATCAGCGCCCAGGCAAAGAAAGTGGCGAAAAAACCGATCCCACCGAAAGCGGAAATCCCACCTGAAATTGAGCGAACCATTCCCGAACCACCTAACCAATACCAGCTTCGATTAACTATGGAAAATGATGCTTTCGGAGGATTCTCTGATCGGTATTACACAAATGGTTCTCGATTGGAATTTCACATGACAGCCGGAGAGTCTAACCCCACTCGAAGGATTTTAGGTTATTGGAATAATTTATTTATTGTTAGTTCCGAAAAAACAAGATACTTACAAGGATTTGCGCTTGGGCAGGAATTTTATACACCGACAAACATAACAAAGGCGGATGTTTCTTACGGAGACCGACCTTACTCCAGCCGGGCCTATTTCAGTAATTCCTTAACCACTGCAACCGAAGACACAAGTATCACAACCGAATTGGAAGTGGGGATGATTGGACCTGCTGTGGGTGGTAAATCGGCGCAAATGAACTTTCACAACTTAATTGGCTCACCAACACCACAAGGATGGGACAGTCAAATTCCAAATTCCTATTCAGGTGCGTTACGAACTGATGTTCGTAAATTCCACCATCGTTTTTTCGGGACTCAATACAATGTAAATTTAGGAAATATCCAAACAGATGTTTCCTTTGGATTAATATTCAGGTTTGGTAATGTAGATAAAACTCCTGGACCTGGAACTTCTGCATTACAACCAGGCCCTCCTATCCTCCATGAAGATGGAAAAGGATATTGGTATTTTTATATAAATCCTGGTGGAACATTCCAACTTTATAATGCAACAATCCAAGGACAAATAGGAACAGATAAAACTTATAAAAATCAAAACAGAAGTACAGCCTTTAGTAACTGGGACAATTATTTGAATAACCCAACACCAGAAGCAGGCGAAAGAGAAATTCAATACAGAGCCCTCTCGGAAGACAACGGGCGTAACTCTCTTCAGAGGTATATTTTGTTTAATGAATTTTTGGTAAAAGGTACGAATAACCCTTATAACATTGGACTCAACTATTTAATTTTTAATAATATCTTTAACGGTGCAGAAGATATAGAACAAGCAACTCGAGTATTTTTACTAAAAAACCTACTCGACCAGTGGGAACAAATCCCAGATAACGCACGTGCTTTGGCCATTTATTCCATTTTTAGACCAGAAGGTGGCAAACTACCGCCGATAGTCCGATTATATTCCTACGAAGTTTTGTCACAGTTTATCTTAGATCCCAAACAAAGAGAAATCCTTTTACAGTTGTTACGTGATGAAATAGAATACCGAGATGAAAAAACTTATGTAGCAGACTTAAAACGAGCCGTTGGTTTCGTTCGGGCAGGTTTTGTTTCCGTATCAAACGCTGGTTTTTTATTCGGACTCCATTACAATTACCAAACCATCGATTTTCAATCCGCAAAGGGATTACCGCAACAACACCAATGGATAGGTTTCCAATTAGGCAAAGTTTTCTAA
- a CDS encoding YheT family hydrolase: MELVTNHPFTTVFLVFCLGFIFYYIFEVKETPVLRFSESEFLLRVIEKSPNLTNPYYPTFWCFNQHLMLLLLMFREYRTKPFTYDQFEQLKMKDGGITGLAWSGIQVGSENKDTPIVVLFHTISGDEQDVKSTVKYLRETFGWMVVVCIRRGHGNLPLTKPKINTMGSTSDLKEQLSYIQKRFPKRQLLGVGISAGSGLLARYLGEAGTKSQFIAAVAVSPAYDIEKAFHRVHPVYSKIMGQRLINYFLKNHYETLSNVNGVDKLLKIKTIGEFQDQLHTISGYKDKEKYYYHSNPVLVAKNIRTPLLVLNSADDPICVNQNVIENLHWLETLPNTIHVHTKRGSHIAYFQGLRAKSWSDTIIGEYFSAVLMEKSPKLKSKQKQKSKQKKI; encoded by the coding sequence TTGGAATTAGTTACCAACCATCCATTCACCACAGTTTTTTTAGTTTTTTGTTTAGGATTTATTTTCTATTATATCTTTGAGGTAAAAGAAACGCCGGTTCTACGTTTCAGCGAATCTGAATTTTTATTACGTGTGATCGAAAAATCACCAAATCTAACAAATCCATACTATCCAACCTTCTGGTGTTTTAACCAACATCTAATGTTGTTATTACTCATGTTTAGAGAATACCGCACCAAACCATTTACTTATGATCAATTTGAACAATTAAAAATGAAAGATGGAGGGATCACTGGACTTGCTTGGTCAGGAATCCAAGTTGGTTCCGAAAACAAGGACACTCCCATTGTTGTTCTTTTCCATACCATTAGCGGTGATGAACAAGATGTAAAATCAACAGTCAAATATTTGCGAGAAACATTCGGTTGGATGGTCGTTGTTTGTATCCGCAGGGGCCACGGGAACCTCCCACTTACCAAACCAAAAATTAACACTATGGGATCTACTTCTGACTTAAAGGAACAGTTGTCATACATTCAAAAAAGATTCCCAAAAAGACAACTGTTAGGTGTAGGAATCTCAGCAGGATCGGGACTTCTCGCAAGGTATTTAGGGGAAGCGGGAACAAAAAGTCAATTCATTGCAGCCGTGGCTGTATCCCCGGCTTATGATATTGAAAAGGCCTTCCATCGTGTTCATCCTGTTTATAGTAAAATTATGGGACAAAGGCTGATTAATTATTTTTTAAAAAATCATTATGAGACTCTATCCAATGTAAATGGTGTAGATAAACTTCTAAAAATCAAAACTATCGGAGAATTTCAAGACCAACTACATACCATTTCTGGATATAAAGATAAAGAAAAGTATTATTATCACTCCAATCCAGTGTTAGTTGCAAAGAATATTAGGACTCCACTGCTTGTTTTAAATTCAGCAGATGATCCAATCTGTGTGAATCAAAATGTAATCGAAAATTTGCATTGGTTAGAAACTCTTCCCAACACCATTCATGTACATACGAAAAGAGGAAGCCATATCGCCTATTTCCAAGGTCTCAGAGCCAAATCTTGGTCTGATACCATCATAGGTGAGTATTTTTCTGCTGTTCTCATGGAAAAATCGCCAAAACTAAAATCGAAACAGAAACAGAAATCAAAACAGAAAAAAATCTAA